ggccactcgcttcatcagccggttcatcgccggggtgccagcagataggaagacgagctatctagaAACAGTAAGGCAGAGAAGGGATGAATCGCTCCGGGaatatgtcgcccgtttcaatacggaggccctacaAATCCCCGAATTAGATGAGGGTagagcggtggaggccatgcagaaggggacgacctcaccagagttctttggctcattaAGTAGGAAGCCTCCCACCTCACTAgcagagctgatgaagagggcggaaaaatATATAAGCCAAGATGATGCCTTGGTAACCAGCAGGTTCGCCCGAGGAGCGGTGGATAAGGGAAAGCTCCCCGAAGAAAAGAGGCCGGAACGGCAAGAGAAGAAGCAAGGCAGGAGGCCAGAACCCTACAGACagccctgggagcgaagggattCAAGACCTCTGCCCCCTAGGGTCTCGGAACAGAAAACGCAGCCCTCATGGGTCCCTGAGAAGCCGACCCCGCTCAATGCCTcaagagccgaagtgctcatggccatcCAGGGTAATGAATTCCTACAATGGCCCAAACCCATCAGAACTGAAGCAGATCAGCGAAATCCTGATAAATATTGCCAGTACCATCGAACTCATGGCCATGACACCAACAACTGTTTTCAGTTGATCACTGAaatcgagaggttgataaagaggggCCACCTCAAGAATttcgtgaagaaaccggagggacagaggcctcagcctaATCCGGCAGTCCAAGCGCCGAGAAGAACGAGAGCTAACCCCgtaaatgatgggtccagtgggaccatcaatatGATCATTGGAGGcacaggaggtcggatgagctgaAGGGGGAAAAAGAGGAGTAGAGAGGGAGAAAGCAGCAGTGCTGAGGTCATGCAGGTCGTCGAACACTCTCCAACGGTCATCACTTTCTCCTCAGAGGATGcccagggtgttcagatgccccatgacgacgcccttgtcattgaagctgtcATTCACAATTACCGGGTAAAGAAGATCTTGGTGGATGACGGGATCAAGGTGAATCTGCTGCCTTACcgagtcttccagcagatgggaatccccgaAGAGCAACTGGTTCGGGATCAGGCCCCGATTAAAGGAATTGGAGGAACGCCAGTGACGGTGGAAGGGAAGGTAAAGCTAGCCCTTACTTTGGGAGAAGCACCAAGGACTCGCACCCATTATGCAGTGTTCTTGGTGGCTAAACTCCCCCTGAGCTACAACGTGATCCTAGGAAGACCTGCACTGTTTGACTTTGAGgccgtcaccagtatcagatatctGGCAATGAAGTTTCCAACAGAAGCAGGGGTGGGAATAGTTCGGGGAAAccaggaggaagcaagggcagtgtaCCTAGCTACGGTAGCAGAGCCGAGCTCAATAGAGGAAAGGCTGGTTTCAGAAGTCCTGGAGGTCCGAGACGAGAAAACAGAGGTCAGGACAGAGCCGGTGGGGGAACTGGAGATttttcccttatcagaagcagaaacAGATAAtgtcttcagtctcaacgccggccttATCGAAGAGCAGAAAACCGAGGTCATGTCCTTGATCCGAAATCACGcgtcaagcttcgcctggaagccttctgaaATGCCCGGGATTGACTCAAAAGTGATGACGCACaagttgaatgtcctccccgaagcTAGATcggtaaagcagaagaagagagtagtcggaagggagaagcaacaggccaccagggaggaggtattgaagctagaagaggcaggctttatcagGGAGgtcatgtacccgcagtggttagTAAATcatgtattagtcaaaaaagccaatggcaaatataggatgtgcatagattttactgacctgaatcaggcttgccctaaagattgttatcccctccctgatattaataaaatggtcgattctacggccggttttgattatatgtcgtctttggatgcaatgtctggttatcatcaaatcccaatggacaggttggacgaagaaaagacctcgttcataacagaagatgggacttactgctaTAGAGCCATGCCTTTCCGATTGAAAAACGCTagggcaacttaccaaagactgatgaacaagatcttcaaaaatcagatcggcagaaacgtagaagtttatgtggacgatatggtggtcaagagcctaactttccaacagcacatggcagatttgagggaggtattcggagtattagatcagtacagaatgaagctgAACCCAGCGAAATGTGCCtttttcatcaggggaggaaaattcttggggtacatggtgagtggaaaaggcattgagcccaatccggagaaggtaGAGGCCATACTGAATATGTCAGAACCGACCTGTAtgagggacgtccagagactaaccgggagagtagtggcgcttaaTCAATTCATGTCAAGGTCGGTAGAAAAGTGCttaccattcttcaagaagttgaggaaagtgccaaacttcgaatggataGAAGACTGCcgagaagctttcaaagagctcaaaagctACCTCAGCTCCCCTCATGTGCTCAGCAGCCCCTTGGAAGGAGAGgaactcctgatatacttggcagcctctgaACAAGCGATTAGTGCAGTATTGGTAAGGGTAGACGAAGGAGAACAAAAGCCGGTATTTTACGTCAGTAAGGTACTTAAGGGTGCCGAGACTAGATACCTGAACATTGAAAAGGTGGCGTATGCTCTGTTGCTGGCAGTTCGAAAGTTTAGGGTCTACCTGGAAAGCCATCAAGGTATAgtgatgacggaccaacccCTGAAGAAGATTCTACACAGGCCGGAAACCTCAGGCCGGATGCTGGCTTGGTCCATAGAGATTAGCCCCTACTGCTTAGAGtatcgacctcggacagctataaaatcttaAGCCCTTgccgacttcatagcagaatgtaCATTCAACGAAAAGCGGGAAGAGTCTTCTTCAGAAGTGTTGGAGAAGGGAAGCGAGGGAGAGCCTTTGCAAGAATTCAaatggaagctatatgtagatgGGGCATCAAGCGCGGGGGGCAGTGGCGCTGGAATAATGCTCAAGGGGCCTGAAGAATTTAAGGTTTGCTACGCCTTGCGCCTAGAATTCAAGGCCTCCAATAATGTGGCGGAGTATGAGGCCCTAATAAACGGGATGCTGGTGGCAATGGAAGTAGGGGCAACCGATctcgaggtgaatagtgacTCCCAGCTGGTGATTAATCAGGTAactggggcatatcaggccagagacccGACCATGTGGAATTACCTGACAGAAGTAAAAgctatagaagccgagctcaggaGCAAGGGTGTTTCcatcaaatttcaaagaatacctcgagaggaaaatgaggaagcagacctaCTTAGTCGGTTATCGAAggaagaattagaacagctccctgatgaagtgTATATACAACACATCAACACGCCTGCTTTTAATAATACAATCACTGTATTGCAGATAGAACAAAGCCAGacctggatgaccccatacttgGAATATCTGGAAAAAGGAAAGCTCCCTGAAGACAAGGATGAAgcaagaaagatagcagctcgtgctgctAATTACCAATCAGTAAGGGGGACCTTGTACAGAAGGggaaagtccagcccatggctccgatgtgtgagcccagaggaggcaataaaagtgatggaagagatacacagaggaatatgtggagctcacgaaggGGCAGGAACGCTggccaataaaatattcaggcaaggatactattggcccactgttaaaaaagaagcagaagagttcgtccgaaAATGCAACgtatgccagaggtttgccaacgccatcaatgtcccagccactcctcagtccagcatatccagcccgtggctgttctcacaatggggaatagacatcctgggaccaTTTCCCAAAACCACAGGACATAAAAagtttgtagtggtggctgtggagtacttctcgAAATAGCCAGAGGCGGAGGCAATCCCCACAATCACAGCccgcaagatgatagactttGTATGGGGAAATATCATTTGCAGATTTGTCATACCAAGGGTGCTCATCTCAGATAATGGCAAGCAATTTGACTGCAACGCCTTCAGGGCATTTACggcaaacatgggcatatggcacaagttctcttcagtggcccatcctcagaccaatggTAAAACAGAGGTtaccaacagagctatcctccaaggattaaagaaacggctggatggggcaaaggcgaactgggcggaagagctcaacagtatcctgtgggcactccgaactacccccaaagcgtccactaaagaaacgTCTTTTACACTGGTTTTcggcacagaggccgtagtcccagtcgagctgcaagtccccactcatcgagtccaatttgctaaCGAGAACACTAACGACGACAAGTTAAGGAACAACTTGGACGCTCTCGAAGAAAttagggaggaagctcaagtccgaactgctgcttatcaacaacgggcagcccgttattacaaccaaagggtcagggaaagaagtCTAAAGGTGGGGGACTTGGCCCTAAGAAACTTGGAGGCTACGGGAAAAAGAGCGGCAGTGGGCAagttggcaccgacctgggagggcccattcagGATAGCAAAAGTAGTCAGGCCaggagtataccgaattgaagatatgcagggaaaccctgagcctcacgcctggaatatccagcatcTGAAGAGGTACTTCccctgaaatatttgtaaagaaaagcattgtactatgaaaaacatgaatgaataaaataacACCATTCCTTACACAATGAGATTATCCCTATTATTGTGAATGATAATTCTCCGTGGAAAAGAAAGAATAGAGctcagaagacctccttgaggcATAGAGACCTCTTGGAGacagaagaccgggatccccaagatctcccggattcaagaccgggatccccaagatctcccagattcaagaccaggatccccaagatctcctggctcaacaagaccgggatccccaagatctcccggattcaagatcgggatccccaagatctcctggattcaagtccaggatccccaagatctcctggctcaacaagaccgggatccccaagatctctcggattcaagtccaggatccccaataTCTCCTGGCtcaacaagaccgggatccccaagatctcccggatttaagaccgggatccccaagatctcccggattcaagtccaggatccccaagatctcctgttgagcgggatccccaagatctcccggattcaagaccgggattcccaagatctcccggattcaagtccaggatccccaagatctcctggctcaacaagactgggatccccaagatctctcaaattcaagaccgggatccccaagatctcctggttcaacaagaccgggatccccaagatctcccggactcaagaccgggatccccaagatctcccggaattacaagtccaggatccccaagatttcctggcaatgaagaccctgagacataaAGACCTCAGTGGTACAAGGCCGGCAGATcgcaaagatctcccggagcgaaacggccggcgaagatctcaaagatctcccggagcaaaaacggccggcgaagatctcaaagatcttcCGGAGCAACAAAGACCGGATTCTCCAAAGATCCTCCGATGTCACATGCTCACAGCAAACAGCGATATGCAATGACAAcacggaaaaaaaaaacaaatcattaatcgctatatttttaaaaatctattaaaatagtTTTGATCTTTTACTTCTATTATCATTTTagtccttttatttattttttttatttttatagttaaagAATCATAAAATATGTCAAGTTTCTCTCTGTAGTCTCTCTGTATCTGGATACTCTCGcatttttctcttctttaaacttaattcttctttctcttctccataaaagaaaatttgtgtcaattgactatcgaaaCGGCTCATCCTGTTAAATGTCAGGATAGCTGAAAGTAATGATCGTCCTGTATTGAAACTACCGAGAACTCGACAATTCTCAGACAAATAATGGTACACCGGTAATTGTTGAAATTTTAGCTCTTCGTCACTATTTGCTCTTTGTGATATGATTTTTGTCTTTTAATGACTATATTTTTATGAACTGTCTGCAGATGGTTcaaactctttggtctccacattcacatttaaatatttctgaactggatttgattttgaatgattgtaaatctttgttagatctataactgatattttttttagatgGATTCATCGTAATATCACTCTATCTGCTCATATTTTacctaaaaaatatattaaacatgATCGTCTCTATTTGAGATGATATCActctttatttgataaaattttattaatacaactattaattttattttaaaaaatatataaaatataaaattatccatattaattaattttatctccTTTCTCAAGCCGCTAAATCTTTCTCTCGATTtcacaaataatttttcttaactTAAATAATACCACCCCACATTTAATAGGAGTGCGGACTCTCCGtccaatcttttatttttctcagAGTTGTgcatttagttttaaattttatatacttttaaattgaatattatatgtataaattGAAACTCATCAATCTCCTTAGTaatttaggggtgagcattcggtcggttcagttcggtattaaaccgaatcgaataaaccgaaaattaaaattttagtgtttaaaaaaaccgaatcgaaccgattttgattagaaatcgaatcaaaccgaaccggtctgattcgattcagtttgatcagtttcgatttttaataatttttttattttttacactttatttttaatattttaaaatttaattaaaatattttaatcttaatatgatttaatttctctatattattgaaaaaacatattattatcactaatcggttcgattcggtttttttatttttttttctgattaaaaccgaaccgaactgaaataaccaaaatttttgaaattaaaaatcgaactgaaccaaaatatataaaaaatcgaactaaatttttaaatcaattcgattcgatcggttttttcggtgtgaaccgaatactgctcacccctacgaGTTGAACTGGTTTACTCTTAAAGCTTTAAAATTCTTGTTCAACTATGAGCCACAGCTGGGGATCAcagaatattttataatttcgcAACAGATCACTTGCCTTTAATTTTGAtcatattttcaatttaattatttaatttaaatttgttattctaattttaattttattatcataaatCTCCATATTATTTATTACGGTAGGTTTTCAGGGTAAAAATGCATTAatagttttaatattaaaaaatatttaaattaaaatattatttattaaatatattattactagtgaaaatattaaaataattaaattttaattagaaaaaatgaaatcatataataaataaaaaataagaaaagagaaataatattttatttaaatttactcGAAAACCTGCAATAAAATATAAGTGTGAGTTTAacaatattgaaattaaaattaaagagttgtaataaaaaattaaagttagaGTAACCAAATCCAAAAGATGGTAAAGATTAACAAGAATGACTTCACCATTAAAGCCTTCACTACTTCTCAGAGAGGTGGTACTACGATCACACGACCAATGGGCGATGACTCGGGGCGTATACTGTCGGAGTCTAAGTCAATGTCAATTTCTTTCCATCTGATTCTGTTCTGCCTACTAAAACCATTGTTCTTTCAGTGAAACCTTCACATTTCCCCCTTCTCCATAGTTAGCATTTCCTCTgtacctcttcttcttcttcttcctcttctcctccTTTGCAATTACCAGATCTTTGATATCCTCCTTTTTCTGTTTCAGCTAAGAGGAATCAATCATGTGAGACGTCTCCTCCGGTGAGTGAAATTTTTCTTAGCTTTCTCTTACTCGCTTCTCTTTCTTCCGCTGATTCTTTAATTTGTTTCTTTTAAAAGATATGGCAGGTCCAATGCAGTCAGCGCCACCAAACTTACCGGTTGGGTGGAGATTCCACCCAACCGATTTTGAACTGCTTGACCCTTATTTGAAGAACAAGAGGCTTGGTCATCTTGCCCACTGCTTCTACATCGGAGAGTTTGAGCTATGCAATTTTAATCCTTCAGACCTCTTACCTggtaattaaatgttttaaactccatttctattttcttatttgttttttttttcttttttctcgcTATACACGTATATACACAAATTAAATTAACCATAATGAAAATTTGTGCCTCTGTAGAATCGTCCGATGAAGAGTGCTATTTCTTCTGTCGACCTGAGCATTACTTAGAAAATGGACGGCGCAAAACGAAAAGGAAAGCGAGGACTGGATTCTGGAAAGGCACAGGCAAGACTATCTCAGTCACAAATAAAGATGATAATGAGGAGATTGGAACAAGAAAAATACTCGTTTACCATGATCCTAATCGGACTAAATGGGTCATACACGAGTATGCTTTCACTGCAAAACTCAACTTGCCCTTTAAGGTAGAATTCCAAAACCATGTTTCAAAATCACTTCAATTTAATATATGTAtaagatttataattttattcatttggaAATTCACCTTATTGCTGGTTAAAATGTGCAAAAAAATCTGAATTTTTATCGTAATATTACTTGCGAGAAATTGCAATTACAGATATTTATGCAGATCCTATATTTCAGTGATCTTTGTCCAGGGTGTTCTGCtagttctattttttatttgaaagttTGGCGATGTAATAAATTCTCTGCAAATTTGATGCCATGACTTCTGTTTGTTCTTTTATTTCCTCAAAATTTGGATGCCATAAATCTCTTGCAGCTCCGTAATCTGCTTTTGCTGATTAGTAAAGTATTATTTTTGTGCTTACACAGGGAGACTTCGTTCTTTGTAAATTACATGTAAACAAGAAGCAAACAGGCAATAAGAAGTCGACGAAGATTCAACCAAGTTCGAAGAATAAAAAGGCAAATCAAAAGTTAAAGGATATAAAGCTAGGTTGCAAGAAAGGTAAACCAAGTAAGAAGGCAAGAATGGATTTATCCGATTGCAATGCAGCTTCAGCTTCTACttttgaaaatcaaaatttaatgaCTAGTTCAGCCTATGGTGAAGGTGAACCACACAATCATATGACCTCTGATTGTGAAAATCAGAATCCAAATAAGATGGTTGCAATTCCAACCCATGAGGTAGGTGATTTTGGCTATCAAAAGGATTCTAATTTCTCATATGGAAACCCATATGATATGTCTGCTTTCTCAACCTACAACAAAGGTCAAGAATCTTTATCAATGACTCAAACTCCATATGGCATACATAATGTTTCAACCTGTAACAAAGTTGAAACAAGTTGTCTATTAGCTTCTCATTTGGAATATCAAAATCCAAATGAGATTAGTATTATTTCATCAAACGAGAAGTGTACACCAGTTTGCCAATGGGCTTCTGGTGTTGAAGATCAACATCCATATGAGATAACTACTGTTTCAGCAGATAACAAAGATGAAACGAGTAGTCTTATGGATTTTCAATTTGAAACTCAAAACCCATTAAAGATGAATTTTAAATCATCTTATGATAATGGTATACCAACTAACCCTGGTATTTTGGATTTTGGAAGTCAAAATCCCAGCATGAATTCCAATATATCAGTCTCTGAAGAAGGTGAATGGAATCACCTCATAGGAGTACCTTCTTATtttgaaaatcaaaatcaatatgagaataCTGATAATTCAATTCCCGGAAATTATTGGAGTACCTGCATTGCTTCTTATATTCAAGATACTACCTTTCAAGATGTGGAATTTCAACATAACACCCAAGACATGTCAATCTTTGAAGGACATATGATCAATCACTCGCTGGATAGTCTGTTAGGAGAATATTCATTTTCCGAGGTGAGAAATGGCATGCTTGGtggaaaattcttaattttgttCCTTTCAAGAAGGGGAAGCAAACTCGGAACTTACATTTGCTTTATTGTGATTCTTTTTGCAGAATGAGATATTTACACGTGATGAACAAGAAGACACTGGTTGCTCTGCACTGCAACAGCCTATTCACAACAAAGAGAACCCTTGTCACAGTGGCTTCGGTGCCTCTGTGTCTACTTCCACGTGAAACGTTCCTATTCAGTTCATTATTGGGAACTAGAGAACATTAATATTACAACTGGAgtctcagtatgttatgtagacAGGTCAGGTAAAGAGGGTAGACTATATTCCTCTGCTGCATCAAATGCGTCGTAAAGAAAATAAGACAACTATTGAAGGAACCAAATAGCTCTAGTTGTGTTTGGTTCCCTGTATTAAACTATCAATGGTTGATAGACATTACCATTGATTGGCCCAATGATACACGTGCCAAGTTAGAGTTGGTTTAGCTCCATCTTCAAGCTTATATCCTTTATATATAGGCTTTCTACTAAAAAATTCTGCAGATGTATGATTACAAAGATGCCTCTCTTATAGAAAGAGAGGCAACTCTTGTCCCAGAGTTATGACGACTACTGTTGTGTTCTGATGTGAATTGTATCAAGAACTAGCAGCTCGTATTTTCTCGATATGTACCTCTGAATCTAAATCATTATGTGATAGATCAAGCAGCCCTTTTCTTATGCATGCTGGAGCAAATTATTGAATTGCTAATGCTTGCATGTGGGTCCCAGGATTCTTGTGATCATGTTTAGATGGCTAAGAATGATTTACTTCCTCGTGAATCTAGTCTATCCAATCTGTGATAGCATCAGGTatgtaaattttctttttccatcATCTTGATCAAACTTTCATTCATCTTCTATCCTATgtgattaataattaaattaaaataaatattttatatttttggttTAGACGAGAAAATCTTAATTCCATTAAGCTAGGTGTCTTCTCACTTTTTTATATCTTAATAGTTCTATctaatttataaattcattaattattgttaaaaaattaaaaaattttatttatttatgtttttttctGTCGGAGATACAAAGAGATTAACAAGGCCAAATATCCTTGATGAAAAGAGATTGAGCAGAACTATTGGTTCGAAAGTTGGGATTCTTCAGAATCTCTCTAGCAAGGAGATGGGAAGTTTCATTCTGTTGCCTTCTAACCCAATTGAAAGAGATGAAATCCAGATGAAATCCACATCTTTGCTCAATTCTTGAATATCGTTGACAATATTCTGAATCATAATGGTTCTTTTCCAGAACATAGGCCATCAAAGAGCACCTTGCAATTTCCTTCTACAATTAGATTATTGATGTTCCTGTTGCGAGCCAAACTGACAGCCTCTCTACATGCCATGCTTTCTAGATTAAGAGGATCCAAAATATGAGGAACTGGTACACAACCAATTATATCCTGTTGCGAGCCAAACTGACAGCCTCTCTACATGCCATGCTTTCTAGAATAAGAGGATCCAAAATATGAGTAACTGGTACACATAACCAATCTATAATCCGAGAGTTATGATCTTTCAAAATAACCGCTAAAGCATCCATATTCCGAAACTTATCTGAAGCCGCATCAAAATTTACTTGGAGTACACTTGCACTTGGCGGTTCCCAATATGGGGAAGAAACATTAGGATCTTAAAGAGGTGGGGAGAAGGGGTATTAGCTGCCTT
The sequence above is a segment of the Manihot esculenta cultivar AM560-2 chromosome 5, M.esculenta_v8, whole genome shotgun sequence genome. Coding sequences within it:
- the LOC122723752 gene encoding NAC domain-containing protein 62-like, with the translated sequence MAGPMQSAPPNLPVGWRFHPTDFELLDPYLKNKRLGHLAHCFYIGEFELCNFNPSDLLPESSDEECYFFCRPEHYLENGRRKTKRKARTGFWKGTGKTISVTNKDDNEEIGTRKILVYHDPNRTKWVIHEYAFTAKLNLPFKGDFVLCKLHVNKKQTGNKKSTKIQPSSKNKKANQKLKDIKLGCKKGKPSKKARMDLSDCNAASASTFENQNLMTSSAYGEGEPHNHMTSDCENQNPNKMVAIPTHEVGDFGYQKDSNFSYGNPYDMSAFSTYNKGQESLSMTQTPYGIHNVSTCNKVETSCLLASHLEYQNPNEISIISSNEKCTPVCQWASGVEDQHPYEITTVSADNKDETSSLMDFQFETQNPLKMNFKSSYDNGIPTNPGILDFGSQNPSMNSNISVSEEGEWNHLIGVPSYFENQNQYENTDNSIPGNYWSTCIASYIQDTTFQDVEFQHNTQDMSIFEGHMINHSLDSLLGEYSFSENEIFTRDEQEDTGCSALQQPIHNKENPCHSGFGASVSTST